TACCGGGAATGGGATAAGGCATTAATGGTTGAAGCCCTCGAAAAGCTGGTCGAATCCCTGAGCCGTATGCCCACAATCGGCAAAAAAAGCGCATGGCGTCTGGCGCTCTATTGTATGGAACGCCCCCGCGAAGAAGTGGATTCGCTGGCGGAAAACCTGAAAAAGATCAAAACCTCGATAACCATCTGCAAAGAGTGTTTCAATTACAGCGAAAGCGAGGTGTGCCCGATCTGTTCGTCACACTCCCGGGACACATCGATTTTATGCGTTGTGGAAAAGCCCATGGATGTGTTTACCTTTGAAAACGGGGGCCGTTACCGGGGCTTATACCATGTTCTTGGTGGGGTTCTCTCGCCTATCAACGGCATTACCGCCGACAAGCTGCATATCAAAGAATTGCTTACCCGGGTGGAGACCCGTAAACCCCGTGAAATAATACTGGGATTGGGTGCGGGTTCGGATGCCGAAACCACGAGCCTCTATCTGGGCCGGTTGTTGTCCAAATACCCGGTCAGGATCACCCGCCTTGCACGGGGCCTTCCGGCGGGCCTGGAACTCGAATATGTCGACCAGCTGACTCTTACGCAGGCACTCAATGAACGTACGAATATAACCTATGGAGACGAATCGGAATGAAAACACCCATCTCGCAGTGGATCTGGAAATTCTTTTCCTCGCTCTTTTTTTTCGGCTACTTTCCTATCGCACCGGGAACCGTAGGTTCGGCTGTTACCGTTGCCGTTGTCTGGATCATTAAAATCAAAGCTCCCCACCTTCTTGCATTTTCCCTGGTCAAGTATCACTGGGCCGTACTCTTTGCCGTCTCCGGACTTGTTATCTATCTCTGCCAACGGGGAAAGGAGGCTTTTAATGCCGACGATCCCAAACAGGTTGTGGTGGATGAATTTGCAGGACAGCTGATTACCTTTTTCATGGTCCCGATTACCTGGCGGACATGTCTTCTTGGTTTTCTGCTTTTCAGATTCTTTGATATTATCAAACCCTATCCGGTCTTCAAGCTTGAAGAAATCGAAGGCGGTGTCGGTATTGCCATGGATGATATCGTTGCAGGCGTTTATGCCAACTTTTCGTTGATCGGCATACTCTGGATTTATCACTCGGTACTCCAGCTTCTTCACGCGTAATGGGACAGCAAAACCGCAAGGTATCCAGCACCCCGGTAGTCCATCACCTCAATTCTTTTGAGACAGCCATGAACAACTTGCTTACCGCGCCCCTCTCACTTGTCCGGAAACTGCAGGAAAAATCGTGGCATCTTGCGGTTGCGGAATCCTGTACCGGCGGGATGATTGGTGCGGCAGTAACCGCCCAGCCGGGCTCATCGGCATATTTCACCGGTGGTATCATCTCCTACAGCAATGAAATCAAGGAATCACTTCTCGATGTTCCCCATCATATTCTCGAGCGCCACGGTGCGGTCAGCAGGGAGACCGCCGAAGCCATGGCTCGGGGAGTAAAAAAAAGGATCCCCGCCCACTGCTCCATTGCAGTCACCGGTATCGCAGGCCC
This is a stretch of genomic DNA from Chitinivibrionales bacterium. It encodes these proteins:
- the recR gene encoding recombination protein RecR, whose amino-acid sequence is MVEALEKLVESLSRMPTIGKKSAWRLALYCMERPREEVDSLAENLKKIKTSITICKECFNYSESEVCPICSSHSRDTSILCVVEKPMDVFTFENGGRYRGLYHVLGGVLSPINGITADKLHIKELLTRVETRKPREIILGLGAGSDAETTSLYLGRLLSKYPVRITRLARGLPAGLELEYVDQLTLTQALNERTNITYGDESE
- a CDS encoding phosphatidylglycerophosphatase A, which gives rise to MKTPISQWIWKFFSSLFFFGYFPIAPGTVGSAVTVAVVWIIKIKAPHLLAFSLVKYHWAVLFAVSGLVIYLCQRGKEAFNADDPKQVVVDEFAGQLITFFMVPITWRTCLLGFLLFRFFDIIKPYPVFKLEEIEGGVGIAMDDIVAGVYANFSLIGILWIYHSVLQLLHA
- a CDS encoding nicotinamide-nucleotide amidohydrolase family protein; amino-acid sequence: MNNLLTAPLSLVRKLQEKSWHLAVAESCTGGMIGAAVTAQPGSSAYFTGGIISYSNEIKESLLDVPHHILERHGAVSRETAEAMARGVKKRIPAHCSIAVTGIAGPSGGTPGKPVGLVYIAVSVNERTEVFKYHFEGDRASVRQRTVEVAFEKLEKMIDG